One window of the Puntigrus tetrazona isolate hp1 chromosome 13, ASM1883169v1, whole genome shotgun sequence genome contains the following:
- the wbp1la gene encoding WW domain binding protein 1-like a isoform X1, with the protein MSYRVADVSKAKGKDGMWGVGYIKLGMGLFVSNAVIGPIVSVTVEAALTETRLPCVGVNNQSYFCDSGHCCGESQCCSYYYEVWWFWLVLTLIIILGCCCLCHHRRAKHRLQQQQRQHEINLIAYREAHNYTSLPFYFRFLPGYLLPAYEEVENRPPTPPPPYSASQPGQSTSIDPLCSEQPDELCPPLQSSPVVQSGSENCSPGPCVEQPRTPTAHHPARNTHKPQYPSREENGQPQQVACATSNSPDKQGSSGEDLTEPVEDCSPDSKDKTPGRHRRFTGDSGIEVCVCNQGPGDGEEEEEMKELVGRLDGGVLEDQDFCDSCNPRSSSPPHDPGDEEQGLAASYVPLEHREHQRPPVCLHLHTINEQEGPHNANNTDPQS; encoded by the exons ATGTCCTACCGTGTCGCAGATGTGTCGAAAGCCAAGGGAAAGGACGGAATGTGGGGGGTTGGATATATAAAACTGGGAATGGGGTTGTTTGTAAGTAACGCGGTTATTGGACCGATCGTTTCGGTGACAGTGGAGGCAGCGCTGACCGAG ACCCGGCTGCCTTGTGTAGGAGTGAACAATCAGAGCTACTTCTGTGATTCGGGCCACTGCTGTGGGGAATCTCAGTGTTGCAGCTATTACTACGAAGTGTGGT GGTTTTGGTTGGTCCTGACTCTCATCATCATTCTGGGCTGCTGCTGTTTGTGCCACCACCGTCGAGCCAAACACAGACTGCAACAACAGCAGCGGCAGCATGAGATCAACCTCATTGCTTACAGAGAAGCCCATAATTACACCTCTCTACCATTCTATTTCA GGTTCCTGCCTGGCTACCTCTTACCGGCATACGAGGAAGTCGAGAACAGGCCTCCGACGCCCCCGCCTCCATACAGTGCCTCTCAGCCAGGCCAATCCACCAGCATTGACCCCCTGTGCTCTGAACAACCAGATGAGCTCTGCCCCCCACTGCAGTCCAGTCCCGTCGTCCAATCTGGATCTGAGAACTGTTCCCCGGGACCCTGCGTGGAGCAGCCACGTACTCCCACTGCACACCACCCTGCCAGAAACACTCACAAACCACAATATCCCAGCCGAGAAGAGAACGGGCAGCCCCAGCAGGTGGCATGCGCTACCTCAAACAGCCCTGACAAACAGGGCAGCTCCGGCGAGGATCTGACCGAACCCGTAGAAGACTGTTCTCCCGACAGCAAAGACAAGACCCCAGGACGCCACCGGCGCTTCACGGGCGACTCTGGAATCGAGGTATGCGTATGTAACCAGGGGCCCGGGGatggagaagaagaggaggagatgaAAGAGCTCGTAGGGCGCTTGGATGGAGGGGTGCTCGAAGACCAGGACTTCTGTGATAGCTGCAACCCCCGCAGCAGCAGCCCTCCTCATGATCCAGGAGACGAGGAGCAGGGCTTGGCTGCATCATATGTGCCTCTGGAGCACAGAGAGCATCAGCGACCTCCAGTCTGCCTCCACCTGCACACCATCAACGAACAGGAAGGTCCACATAATGCCAACAACACGGACCCCCAAAGTTGA
- the wbp1la gene encoding WW domain binding protein 1-like a isoform X2, whose product MPFLLGFRQTRLPCVGVNNQSYFCDSGHCCGESQCCSYYYEVWWFWLVLTLIIILGCCCLCHHRRAKHRLQQQQRQHEINLIAYREAHNYTSLPFYFRFLPGYLLPAYEEVENRPPTPPPPYSASQPGQSTSIDPLCSEQPDELCPPLQSSPVVQSGSENCSPGPCVEQPRTPTAHHPARNTHKPQYPSREENGQPQQVACATSNSPDKQGSSGEDLTEPVEDCSPDSKDKTPGRHRRFTGDSGIEVCVCNQGPGDGEEEEEMKELVGRLDGGVLEDQDFCDSCNPRSSSPPHDPGDEEQGLAASYVPLEHREHQRPPVCLHLHTINEQEGPHNANNTDPQS is encoded by the exons ATGCCTTTTCTCCTGGGGTTTAGACAG ACCCGGCTGCCTTGTGTAGGAGTGAACAATCAGAGCTACTTCTGTGATTCGGGCCACTGCTGTGGGGAATCTCAGTGTTGCAGCTATTACTACGAAGTGTGGT GGTTTTGGTTGGTCCTGACTCTCATCATCATTCTGGGCTGCTGCTGTTTGTGCCACCACCGTCGAGCCAAACACAGACTGCAACAACAGCAGCGGCAGCATGAGATCAACCTCATTGCTTACAGAGAAGCCCATAATTACACCTCTCTACCATTCTATTTCA GGTTCCTGCCTGGCTACCTCTTACCGGCATACGAGGAAGTCGAGAACAGGCCTCCGACGCCCCCGCCTCCATACAGTGCCTCTCAGCCAGGCCAATCCACCAGCATTGACCCCCTGTGCTCTGAACAACCAGATGAGCTCTGCCCCCCACTGCAGTCCAGTCCCGTCGTCCAATCTGGATCTGAGAACTGTTCCCCGGGACCCTGCGTGGAGCAGCCACGTACTCCCACTGCACACCACCCTGCCAGAAACACTCACAAACCACAATATCCCAGCCGAGAAGAGAACGGGCAGCCCCAGCAGGTGGCATGCGCTACCTCAAACAGCCCTGACAAACAGGGCAGCTCCGGCGAGGATCTGACCGAACCCGTAGAAGACTGTTCTCCCGACAGCAAAGACAAGACCCCAGGACGCCACCGGCGCTTCACGGGCGACTCTGGAATCGAGGTATGCGTATGTAACCAGGGGCCCGGGGatggagaagaagaggaggagatgaAAGAGCTCGTAGGGCGCTTGGATGGAGGGGTGCTCGAAGACCAGGACTTCTGTGATAGCTGCAACCCCCGCAGCAGCAGCCCTCCTCATGATCCAGGAGACGAGGAGCAGGGCTTGGCTGCATCATATGTGCCTCTGGAGCACAGAGAGCATCAGCGACCTCCAGTCTGCCTCCACCTGCACACCATCAACGAACAGGAAGGTCCACATAATGCCAACAACACGGACCCCCAAAGTTGA